Below is a window of Christensenella minuta DNA.
AAAGAGTTTCAGGGATTCCTCAAGAAGAAATGCGAACAATTGGGGATGTTGGCTTATGAAGACCACACGGGCAAGAAGACAGGCCTTAGCGCCGGAAACCTGATCTGCGCGCTGGAGGCTACGGCCGATATGCAGCCGCTGATGTTTTGCTGCCACAGCGATACGGTGAAGCCGGGATCCGGAATCGAACCGGTGGCGGCCGACGGTATCGTCCGGTCCGCCGGAGATACTATATTGGCAGCCGACGATAAGGCGGGCGTCGCAGTCCTGCTGGAGCTGGCGGAAACCCTGCGGGAAAGCGGCGCCGCACATGACAGGATCGAGTTTGTATTTACCGTAGGGGAAGAGATCGGCCTGCTGGGCGCTAACGCGATGGACATGAACGGGTTTGAATCCAAGCATTGCTATGTGCTCGACAGCGCCGGGCCGGTAGGTGGGATCATCCTTTCCAGCCCAACGATGTATACGATCGACGCCGTATTCAAGGGCAGGGCGGCGCACGCGGGCGTCGAGCCGGAAAAGGGCGTATCCGCTATCGAAATGGCGGCCCGGGCCATCACAAAAATGGAGCTGGGGCGGCTTGACGACATTACCACCGCAAACATCGGAACGATCAGCGGAGGCACGGCGACCAACATCGTCGCGGACGAGGCCAAAATAACTGCGGAAGTGCGCTCCGTCTGTGATGAATACAGCCGCGAAGTGCTGCACAATATGCTTGATGTGATGGACGAGGCCGCCCGCGAGATGGGCGGCACAGTGGAATGCCAATACCGTAAGCGTTCGCAGGGATATTCCCTTGAACAATCCACCGCAGTTGTAACGCTGGCGGCCCGGGCATTCCAGGCAGTGGGCCGAACGCCGGATTGCCAGGCAAGCGGCGGGGCGAGCGACGCAAATGTTTTCAATGCCAGCGGCATAGAGACTGCAAACCTCGCGGTCGGCTATGAAAACATTCACACAATCGATGAATACATTCCCATTGCGGAACTGGAGAAGGCTGCTGATGTGGCATATTACCTCGCCACAAATCCTTTGGACGGATAACAGCGGCAAAGAAAGAAGGTGCTGAATGAAAAATATACTGAAACAATTACCGGTCGTCATGATCGCCATTGCAATCATGGCGGCTTCCATCAATATGTTCCTTGCCCCCCACAACATCGCTGCAGGCGGCGTAAGCGGGATTGGGGTGTTGCTGGAATGGGCTGTGGGAATAGACCGGGCGGTTGTCGTCATGGTACTTAATATCGGCATGCTGGTATTGGCCTTCTTTTTTCTGGGCCGGCCGGTATTTATCAAGTCGTTGATCGGCAGCTTGCTTTTGCCTGTAGGGCTGGCGCTCATGCCCGAGATGATGCTCGTGCAGGACCGCATGCTGTCCGTTATATTCGGAAGCATATTATTCGCTATCGCTGTGGCAATCCTGTACCGGCGCGAGTCATCCAGCGGCGGCACGACGATTCCGCCGCTGATTATGAAAAAATATGCCGGGGTTAATACGGCCGTTGGACTGTTGGTCACAGATATGGTCGTTGTGGTATTCAACATATTCGTATTCGGAATGGAATCCTTCCTGTTTGCGGTGCTGTCGCTGATTATCACCTCCGTTGTCATGACCTACATTGAAACGGGCATGAACCGAAAGAAAGCGGTGGTGATTACCAGCAGGAGCGCAACGGAGGACATCCGACGGGACATTTTCGGGGAAGGCGGCCACAACATCAAGACGCTGGGCACAGAAGAGGGAGACAGGGCGCTCGTCGTATTGCTGGACGACAAGGATTATCCTTCGCTGCTGAAACTCGTGGATGAGCGTGACAAATCCGCGCTGGTGGTAGCCTATAACGTTGCGGAAGCACACGGCATAGGCGGGGAACGGAGTCCTCTCGATAACGAAGAAAGGAAAGGAAACATATGAATCCCGTATTGGCATTTACAATCATCATGCTCGTCTGGGCATTTAGTGAATTTGTGGCAAAAAAGACCAAGTCTCTGATATCGTCGCTGCTCGTTGCGTCCATCATATTCCTGGCCGGGTTCAAGACAAACCTTTTTCCGCAGGATATGCTGGAATCGTCGTCCCTGCTGACGCTGGGGACCGTCATCGTCGGTTTTGTCATCGTACATCTGGGGACGACGATCAGCTTTAAGGAACTGAAAAAGCAATGGAAAACATTCCTGATCGGGGTAATTTCCGTCGGCGGAATCGTCGCTTTTTTGTTCATCTTCGGGTCCCTGTTTGAAGACCGAAACTATGTGATCGCGGCAATCAGCGCGATAAGCGGCGGAACGATTTCCGTCGTGCTGGCGCAGGAGGCGGCGGTCGCGGCAGGGCTGATGAGCGTGGCCGTACTGCCGGTGCTCATCGCCGGTTTCCAAGGCATCATCGGATTCCCTATCAGTTCCGTGCTGCTTCGCAAGGAAGCGCAGCGGCTCAAGACAGAGTACCGTGCCGGGCGGCTGCCCGGCGAAAGCGCGGAAGAAAAAAAGGCGACTGAAAAAGGGAAGCTGCCCAAAATATTCCAGGGTACGTCGGGAACGTTGTTTGCGGTAGGCGCGGTTGTCCTTATTGCAACGTTGGTGAGCAACCTAACGGGGGGTATGGTCAACACCTTCATTATCGCGCTGATGCTGGGAATTGTGCTGCGCAGCACGGGTGTGTTCAAGGCCAACGTTCTGAGTGGGATCGACGCGTTCGGCCTGATGATGCTGGCCGTTATGCTCATCATCTTCGGGCCGCTTGCAAGCCTTTCGATGAGCGACCTTGCAGCATTGATTGTTCCGTTGCTGCTGTCTTTCGCAATCGGCGTAGCGGGAAGCATTGTGTTCGCTATCATCTCCGGCAAAATCATGGGCTACAGCGTACCGATGTCCGTATCTATTGGCCTCACCGCGCTTTACGGATTCCCGGGCACAATGATCTTGAGCCAGGAAGCCGCGAAAAGCGTAGGCGAAAACGAGGCGGAAAGAAAGGCAATTGAAGCGGGAATTATGCCCAAGATGGTTATTGCCGGTTTTTCCACGGTCACAATCACGTCCGTTTTTGTCACCAGTATACTGGTCGGCCTGATCGGATAAAAGCAAAAACTAAATTCTCTGCAGTATGGAGGAATAAAAAACGAAGGCTTGTTTGGCTCCCGCTCCGGCAAAATACCGTGCCCAACGGAACCGCCCCGTACTGCTTGCTTCGGTGGGCTCCGGAAAGAATTTGACTGAGGAGACAGCCGTTCCGGCTGTCACAGACGGCATTCCTCGCGGGAAATCCCGCCGCACCGCGATCCCCCGTCTGTTGGGTGCAGGGAAGCAAGCGGGCGAAGTTTTTTACGAAACAAAAAACGGAGCAAAGTTCGCTTTGCTCCGTTTGGCGGAGAAGGAGGGATTTGAACTCGCTCATAGTCATTTCAGCTTGTTTTATTTCATATTATCTTGTCAAAAACTTGTGTCTTTAAGCCATTCTTTGTTTTATCCTGTAACACATGAATTTCCTGTTCGCATTCTCTAAAGGGTAAAATAAAGGGTAGTAAACCGATTGAAAAAGGCCTTTAAAAAAAGGCTTTTCAGCCCTTTTTGTTGTGGTAATCTGAATAAGTAGCAAACAAGGTTTTGATCTTATTTCGATCAACGGTATTAAGAACATCATAAATCATTGTAATATCTTCAGCCTGATATTTTTCCAGTAATAAATGTAAAAGCATTTCAGCCGACTTGTTTCCACTGAAATCGTCTTTAAAGAAATCAGAAAGCGTTAAATCAAAATGTCTGCATAACGCATCTAATTTATCCACACTCGGCAATGACCTCTCATTAACCAAATTGCTAATAAAATTCGCGCCAAAACCTAATATCTGACTCAAAGCAGTTTGATTCTTGATATTGTTCGTTTTTAGTAATTCGCGCACCCTGTTAGCAATAAAATGCTTTAATTCATTACTTCTATCCATAATTCAAGTATAATTTTATAACAAGCAACAATAACACAGCTAACTGATTGAATAAATTGTGTTTGCACACATAATTGTGTGTTATAATTATTTTGTGCTTGATATTAAGTTTACATTATATTATGGCAATAATGGGTTAAAATGCCTTTGCAAAGCTAATTTTAATCTAATATACCAATACTATTATTTGTTTAGTAAGAATTAAGGATCAATGTGTCATGAATGAAAAAAACACAGTTTGCGGGGTATGGGGTAATAGCACAATCCCGCAAGAGAAAACTGGAACTTTCAAGCAACAAATCAAAATGCAACTGTTAAAAAAAATTGAACAGCACTGCAACGATTTTTTTGTTATCTTTACAAATCAAGCAGATATGATTTTTATGGATGTGGCGCTTGAACTGCAAAAAGAATATCAAATCACGATCAGAATATTGCTCCCATTTTTCAAATGGATAGATACATTAAGCGAAAGTGAACGCCAACAACGGGAAAAATACTTGAACTTAATAGATGAACCATGTTGCTTTTGCGCCGATAAAGCATATCACGATATTATGTCTATCTGTTCCTGTTCACTTGTTGATTACTGTGATAATTTGCTGATCATTTGCGACGGGCAGCCAAACGATGCAACAGTCGGCATGATCACACTTGCGGAATTTCTTGACTATAAAACCGAATATATCAGGCTGTAAAATAATGTGCTAGAGAAATAAAGTGAGGAAATGACCGACGATAAGCACAGAAAAATACTGGAAGCGCGTATGAATGCCGCATATAACGATATGGAAAAAAAGCGGACTAAGCTATCGCGGATCATCCAAAAAATAAAAGCTGATCCAAGCCTCAATATATGTGAAGATGAAAAAGTATTGAAAGCCAATATGATCCTGAGCAATGCCATACAAAAATATATGCGTTTGGAAAAACTTGTTATGAAAGACAAATCCAAATTCATAACAAAGTGAAGCGAAGTCATTAATAAACGCTCGTTTCAGTATGTCGAAAAAGTAATCAAAGTCTATTTTTAATTTGATAGGGTGACAGATCACTTTGTTTCATCATTATTATTGACTATGCTATTTTCAACACTAGTAAAGACAATGGGATATTTCTGATCAAATTTTTGCTCGTTATTCGGGATACACATTTGCAAAGCGAACTCAAACTTTTGTGAATATATATCTGCTGAGTTTACATTCTTAATCTTAACTGTCAATTTACATGTCAACGATAAGAGACCTTGAGTATATTTTCTTTCCGACAAGTCAATAACAGGTGCTTTTTCTTTTTCTGATTCGCGAAAAAAGTTAAACTCTCTTGTTTGACGTGGCAATATTGAAAAATGTTCGGTCCATTGCTTTGCAAATCCAATCTCGATGTTCTCTGTGGAAAAAAATGACTCCATATACAATGGTGTAACCGAGATAATATTAATTACGCTATCTGTCTCATTTCTAAACCCAAGTAAAATACTAACCTCGTGGTCTTTGAAACAGATAACTTCGCATGAGGTTGTGTCTAAGTGCAAATAAGGGGTTAAGCGAATTTCTTCCATTTTTAATAATTTATCACTTATTTTATTGGCGCGATCGCTTTGCGTAATTGCGATTATTCCAATAAAAATTGTTCCTATTGCTCCAATAACAGCACCAAAATATGAAAGCATTTCTTTTGCTCCCCACAATGTTGTATAACCTTCCCCTGCTTTATAAGATTCATTTATAATAAAAGGAATTATAACAACTAATATGCAAAAGAGACACAGCATTATAATAATGTTCTGCTTCTTCACCTCATATACTCCAATCGCTTTGACATCTTTGTTGTATATTCTTTATTTTTATAATTATTATATCATACTTGCTTATAATTGACATGGCCTTAACCTAAGGCTCAAATGCATTGATATACATTGAAAAACGAGGTCATTTGTTTATGACCTCGTTTTTCAGCCTTTGAATGATTAGAATATTTTAGAAAGAATATCCCATAGCCCTGCAATCGTAGGTATGATCCAAAGTGTTAGAAACAGCACCTTGCAAGCTTTCAGCGTATTGAGAGACCTTTTGATGTCTTGCGTCACTACCTGTATATAGGATTTTGTGATTCCCCTAATCTGCTTCATGGATTCATCAAAACCGCTTAAATGCTGATCACAAACATCGGTCGTCGTCTCGGCTAACGTGTCGACGGTTTCGTCGATCTTTTGCTCCAGAACCTCGTTGCTTTGTTTCATTCCTTTGATCTGGCTTTGCATTTCTTCGAGCGATTGATTGATCCGGCTGAACTCCGCTACGGCTGATTCCTGAAATTTCAGCGATCTTTCTTCGGATTTGATCAACTGATCTTTCAGCACCTTGTTCTCCTTTGTCAAAACGTCCACGTTGAGCCTCGTATCCAGTAGCGCGTCCGGATTCGTAATGGTCACTTTCAAGTTTCCATTCTCCTCGATTTGTTTCAACACATCTTCGCATTTCATTCTCTAATCCCTCCTTGCTAATATCCACCTTGAAGACTTTGGACAGGCGGCAATCGCGTACCTTATGCCCGTCCTGATCTACAAAGACGATATATTTCCTGCTGTCCGTCCACCTTGCCTCAATCCCTTGATCGCGCATTTTCTGAACGAAATCCTTGCGGCTTGTCGCTTGGGCTTTACTCTTCGTAATCGCTCTCACAATATTGAGCATCCAACTTTGATAGGTTCCCTTTGCCGCTTTTTCTATCGCCTTATACGTTCCCATACCAAAGGCCGTGATTTCCTTGTTCTTTTGGCAGATCGTTTTGCCGTACTCCCTAAGAATGCTATCTGAGAAATCCTTTAATTCCTGCAATTTGGCTTTTGAGTAACGGAATTTGTAACCATGCTCGAAGCTGACCGAGTTGACCACGATGTGCGTATGAATGTGATCCCTGTCCTTGTGCGTTGCATAGCACACCTCATACCCTTGAAATAACGGGCTGCGGGTGATCAGTTCGTAGGCGATCCGGCTGGCTTCCTCCGGCGTAATAGTTTCATTTTTAGAGAAGCTTTGTATAAAGTGCTTATACTGCCTGCCCCCTGTTTTCCGCCATGCGCGTTTGGTCGCTTTCATCTCGTCGATTGCATCAAGCGGGTTGCAGTTATACCCACCAATCAATTTCTTTTCAGTCTTTTCATGCTTCATAATGTAGTTTATGATCTTGCCGATACTGGCTTTTGAATTAACGGCTTTCAGGATTGCCAAACTGTCATCAACTCCTTTATCGCGGAATACATATTTTCAAGTTGCGGCGTACAGTCTACAATCAATCCGGCGTTTACCTGATACGCGATTTGGTTCACGTTGTTTCCAATGGCTTTCAATTCCTTCACGACCTCTCTGCCTCCTTCCTTTACGTGGATGTCTTTGCCGAGCATACTACGCAGGGCATATTCCCGAAGCGTCAATCCTGAACGTTCGACCTTTGATTGGATCAAGACAAGCTCCTTGTCCGACACCCTGAAACTGACACAATTTTTTCTGCTGCGGTTAGCCATGTTCCACCTCCCTCGAATGTGTTCTGACGGGGGTTCAAAGGGGGATTCCCCCTTTGCAAGCGTCCAAGTGGCGTGCCACTTGGGGAGCTTGCCTTCCTCTGTACGATACGGAGCAGGAGTACCGCCGAGAGGGCGGTATTCCTGTCTGCTGTATCGTTCGGGGAAGTGAGGCGCTTATCCGGCCTTGCCACTGTTTGTATCGATCCACTTGATAAACTGCTCTTTTCCTACGATCATCCGTTTGCCAATATACAAG
It encodes the following:
- a CDS encoding YitT family protein, translating into MKNILKQLPVVMIAIAIMAASINMFLAPHNIAAGGVSGIGVLLEWAVGIDRAVVVMVLNIGMLVLAFFFLGRPVFIKSLIGSLLLPVGLALMPEMMLVQDRMLSVIFGSILFAIAVAILYRRESSSGGTTIPPLIMKKYAGVNTAVGLLVTDMVVVVFNIFVFGMESFLFAVLSLIITSVVMTYIETGMNRKKAVVITSRSATEDIRRDIFGEGGHNIKTLGTEEGDRALVVLLDDKDYPSLLKLVDERDKSALVVAYNVAEAHGIGGERSPLDNEERKGNI
- a CDS encoding plasmid mobilization protein; its protein translation is MANRSRKNCVSFRVSDKELVLIQSKVERSGLTLREYALRSMLGKDIHVKEGGREVVKELKAIGNNVNQIAYQVNAGLIVDCTPQLENMYSAIKELMTVWQS
- a CDS encoding M20/M25/M40 family metallo-hydrolase, which translates into the protein MNKKRLLDTFMELVKVGSESGKEKEFQGFLKKKCEQLGMLAYEDHTGKKTGLSAGNLICALEATADMQPLMFCCHSDTVKPGSGIEPVAADGIVRSAGDTILAADDKAGVAVLLELAETLRESGAAHDRIEFVFTVGEEIGLLGANAMDMNGFESKHCYVLDSAGPVGGIILSSPTMYTIDAVFKGRAAHAGVEPEKGVSAIEMAARAITKMELGRLDDITTANIGTISGGTATNIVADEAKITAEVRSVCDEYSREVLHNMLDVMDEAAREMGGTVECQYRKRSQGYSLEQSTAVVTLAARAFQAVGRTPDCQASGGASDANVFNASGIETANLAVGYENIHTIDEYIPIAELEKAADVAYYLATNPLDG
- a CDS encoding helix-turn-helix domain-containing protein, with product MDRSNELKHFIANRVRELLKTNNIKNQTALSQILGFGANFISNLVNERSLPSVDKLDALCRHFDLTLSDFFKDDFSGNKSAEMLLHLLLEKYQAEDITMIYDVLNTVDRNKIKTLFATYSDYHNKKG
- a CDS encoding relaxase/mobilization nuclease domain-containing protein — its product is MAILKAVNSKASIGKIINYIMKHEKTEKKLIGGYNCNPLDAIDEMKATKRAWRKTGGRQYKHFIQSFSKNETITPEEASRIAYELITRSPLFQGYEVCYATHKDRDHIHTHIVVNSVSFEHGYKFRYSKAKLQELKDFSDSILREYGKTICQKNKEITAFGMGTYKAIEKAAKGTYQSWMLNIVRAITKSKAQATSRKDFVQKMRDQGIEARWTDSRKYIVFVDQDGHKVRDCRLSKVFKVDISKEGLENEMRRCVETNRGEWKLESDHYESGRATGYEAQRGRFDKGEQGAERSVDQIRRKIAEISGISRSGVQPDQSIARRNAKPDQRNETKQRGSGAKDRRNRRHVSRDDDRCL
- a CDS encoding SLOG family protein; the protein is MNEKNTVCGVWGNSTIPQEKTGTFKQQIKMQLLKKIEQHCNDFFVIFTNQADMIFMDVALELQKEYQITIRILLPFFKWIDTLSESERQQREKYLNLIDEPCCFCADKAYHDIMSICSCSLVDYCDNLLIICDGQPNDATVGMITLAEFLDYKTEYIRL